From Candidatus Palauibacter australiensis:
AGATCCTGCGCCGGTTCGCGCGGCCCGAGCCTCGCGGCCCGCTCCACCACGGCCTCGAGTTCGGCGAGCGTCCGGGCGGAGTCCTCGCACCTCTCGAGGTGTCGTTCGATCAGGACCTCCTCCTCGACGCCGAGGTTGCCGTCGAGGTACTCCGAAAGACGGTCCCGAAAGCGATCCTTCCGCTGTTCTCGATCTGTCATCGGCTCAACTACCTCTCCAGGTGCCGTCTCAGAATCATCCGCGCCCGGTGCAGCTGGGACTTGGACGTGCCGGCCGTGATGGCCAACTGCTCCGCGATCTCGCGGTGCTTGTAGCCCTCGACATCGTGCAGGACGAAGACCTCGCGCGCCCCATCCGGGAGCCGTTCGAGCGCGACCTCGAAGTCGAGGCGGATCTCGATGCTGTCGTGCCGCGCCCGGGCCACCGCCAGTGGAATCTCGTTCGCCATCTCCCGTTCCCGTTGCAGCTTCAGCGCTCGCAGCCGGCTGCACAGGAGGTTCACCGCCAACCGGTAAAGCCATGAACTGAAGGCCGATTCGCCGCGGAACGTCCCGAGTTTCTCCCACGCCCGCACGAACACATCCTGCGTGAGTTCGTCCGCCCGTTCGCTCCCGGCCATGCGGCACGCGAGCCCATAGACCCGCGTCACGTGGGCACGGTAGAGGCGCTCGAACGCCTCGGCATCCCCGAACGTCGCCGCCCGCACGTCCGCCTCGACGCCGGCGGAAAGCTGCCCCTCCGCCCGCGCGTCCGGCCTGTGCTCCCGGGATTTGCCGTTCGGTTCGATCACGTCATCGTCCGCGTTCCGGTGTCGATCTTGAGACGCGCCCTCTGTCCGAAAGGTTGGAGGGTTGCCGGGTCTGCGTGCATTAGGGGTGGCCATCGGCGATGTCCGAGCGAGGTTCCAGCCGGAGCGAGAGGACTCCGGCGAGGATGAGCGCGGCGCCGAGCCACTGTCCGGCCGAGAGACGGTCGCCGAGCACGGCGGCGGCGAGCGCGAGGGTCACGGCGGGCTCCATGGTGGCGGCGGTCGCCGCCCGGCCCGGGCCGATCCACTGGATCCCGATCAGGAACGCCGTGATGGGGACGGCGGTCGAGAAGAGGCCGATCGCGCCCAGGAGGAGCAGCGGGGCGGGCGCGAGCGGCACGCCGATGCCTCCCGTGGCCAGCCCGGCTGCCGAGATCGCGATGGCGGTGGATGTCAGGGCCGTGGCCGTGGCGGAGATGGGTGGTAAATCGGCGAAGACGCCGTGGCTCCGCACGATCCACAGGGCCAGGAACACGACCGCGAGCATGACGAGTCCCACGCCCAGCGCATCCCCCCCTCCGAGTCCCGTGCCGACGGTCAGCGCGCACCCGGCGGTCGTGAGCGCCAGCGCGGCGATGCGACGCGGAGTCAGTCGTTCGCCGACCCAGAACCGCGCCAGGAGCACGGTCATCGCCGGATAGGTGAACAGGACGAGCGTCGCGACCGACGCCGGCAGGCGGTCGAGGCCCAGCATGTAGCACACTGAGTTAAGCGCGTACAGCAGACCGAGCAGGACGAGGCCGGTCCGTCGTCCGCGCGGGGGCCGGGGGCGCCCCGTGGCGGCCACGAAGATCCACAGAAACCCGCTCCCGAGCAGGAAGCGCCAAGCGAGCAGCGGCAGCACCTCGACGCCCTCCGCGAGTGCGAGCTTGGCGAAGATCGGCAGGGCCCCGTACCCGAGGGAGGCAAGGAATACGACGAGGAGGCCCCGAGTGATCTTGCGCATGGGCGAATCTCGCTTCGCCAACCGCGAGTCGCCACTTTCAGGGTCGGAACGACGCACCGGACGGCTCGGAAGGGAAGCCCCGGACGGCTGAGGGCGGAAGCCCCGGACGGCGCACGCGCGAAGGGAGAAGAGACATGACGATTTCGGAGCTTTCGCGCACGGCGGCGGCCGCCCTCGTCGGGTGCGCGGCGGCGGGCTGTTCGGTCTGGGTGGAGACGCCCGGCGAAACGCCGGCTGCCTCGGAGGACGCGGCCGTCGAAGCTCCGGGACCGCTCGACCTGGAGGGCTACGACCTTGTCGACCTCAGCCACGCCTTCGGCGACGAGACGGTCTACTGGCCGACGGACACCGCCGGGTTCGCGCTGCAGGAACTGGCCTTCGGCGAGACCGAGGGCGGCTACTTCTACTCCGCCTACTCCCTGGCGACGGCCGAACACGGCGGCACCCACATCGATGCGCCCATCCATTTCCTCGAGGGAGGGCCCGACATCGCAGCGATCCCGCTCAGGCGGCTCATCGGCCCGGCGGCGGTGATCGACGTGACCGCCCAGGCGGCCGAGGACGCCGACTACCGGCTGACCGTCGCCGATGTGGAGGCGCACGAGGCGGAGCACGGCCCGATCGAGCCCGGGAGCATCGTCCTCCTTCGCACGGGGTGGAGCGCGCGCTGGCCCGACGCCCTCTCCTACCTCGGCGACGACACGCCTGGCGACGCGTCGCAACTCCACTTCCCGAGCTACGGCGAGGCCGCCGCGCGCCTCCTTGTCGAGGAGCGTGGAGCCGCCGCCCTCGGAGCCGACGTCGCCTCCATCGACTACGGACCCTCGACCGATTTCATCGTACATCGGATCGTTGCCGCGGCGAACGCGCCCGGTCTCGAGAATCTCACGAACCTCGACCGCCTTCCGGCCCGCGGCGCGACGGTCATCGCACTGCCGATGAAGATCTCGGGAGGATCGGGCGCCCCCCTGCGCGCGGTCGCGCTCGTGCCGCCTTCGAATTGACCGCCCGCTCTTTCCGGCCGCGCGCAGCGGCCCGACATTGCCCGCGATCGCGCGACACTGCGCGACATTGCCCGCGAGACCCGTAGAGGAGGCCCCCAGATGCCCGGGAAGCACGCGCCACTGCCCAGGAAGCACGCGTTCC
This genomic window contains:
- a CDS encoding cyclase family protein; protein product: MTISELSRTAAAALVGCAAAGCSVWVETPGETPAASEDAAVEAPGPLDLEGYDLVDLSHAFGDETVYWPTDTAGFALQELAFGETEGGYFYSAYSLATAEHGGTHIDAPIHFLEGGPDIAAIPLRRLIGPAAVIDVTAQAAEDADYRLTVADVEAHEAEHGPIEPGSIVLLRTGWSARWPDALSYLGDDTPGDASQLHFPSYGEAAARLLVEERGAAALGADVASIDYGPSTDFIVHRIVAAANAPGLENLTNLDRLPARGATVIALPMKISGGSGAPLRAVALVPPSN
- a CDS encoding DMT family transporter, which encodes MRKITRGLLVVFLASLGYGALPIFAKLALAEGVEVLPLLAWRFLLGSGFLWIFVAATGRPRPPRGRRTGLVLLGLLYALNSVCYMLGLDRLPASVATLVLFTYPAMTVLLARFWVGERLTPRRIAALALTTAGCALTVGTGLGGGDALGVGLVMLAVVFLALWIVRSHGVFADLPPISATATALTSTAIAISAAGLATGGIGVPLAPAPLLLLGAIGLFSTAVPITAFLIGIQWIGPGRAATAATMEPAVTLALAAAVLGDRLSAGQWLGAALILAGVLSLRLEPRSDIADGHP
- a CDS encoding RNA polymerase sigma factor, which translates into the protein MIEPNGKSREHRPDARAEGQLSAGVEADVRAATFGDAEAFERLYRAHVTRVYGLACRMAGSERADELTQDVFVRAWEKLGTFRGESAFSSWLYRLAVNLLCSRLRALKLQREREMANEIPLAVARARHDSIEIRLDFEVALERLPDGAREVFVLHDVEGYKHREIAEQLAITAGTSKSQLHRARMILRRHLER